A genomic stretch from Pseudoliparis swirei isolate HS2019 ecotype Mariana Trench chromosome 18, NWPU_hadal_v1, whole genome shotgun sequence includes:
- the tamm41 gene encoding phosphatidate cytidylyltransferase, mitochondrial, with protein MTLSTLYNTGVIYRRILSQFPQDISLAFAYGSGVFKQHGTNQGQMEKNMLDFVFAVDDPVTWHTMNLLQNRKHYSILKLLGPTMISSVQNEHGASVYYNTLVPVDGRIIKYGVISTESLIDDLMHWKTMYVAGRLHKPVRMLVQNENGKLRAALVANLKSAVTASFLMLPESFTEEDLFLQIAGLSYAGDFRMVIGEDKSKVVNIVTDNIQHFRILYSNILRDCPQVVYKPQQGKLEADKSPEGQFIQLMALPRTLQQRITKLVDPPGKNRDVEEILLQVAQDPDCGAVVQQGISSIVKSSSITQSIKGIATAGMWKTVSYSSKKLVKMWKGWRRKPPVSQMS; from the exons ATGACTCTTTCAACTTTGTACAACACCGGCGTGATCTACAGACGGATTTTATCACAATTTCCTCAGGACATCAGTCTAGCTTTTGCCTATGGATCTGGTGTTTTTAAACAACACGGGACCAACCAAGGTCAAATGGAG aaGAATATGCTGGACTTTGTGTTTGCGGTGGATGACCCGGTGACGTGGCACACCATGAATCTGCTGCAGAATCGCAAACACTACTCTATCCTCAAGCTGCTGGGGCCCACAATGATCAGCTCTGTACAAAATGAGCACGGGGCCTCTGTATACTACAACACACTGGTGCCAGTGGATGGAAgg ATAATCAAATATGGTGTGATTAGTACAGAGTCTCTTATCGATGACCTGATGCACTGGAAGACGATGTATGTGGCCGGACGACTTCACAAACCA gtaAGGATGCTGGTGCAGAATGAGAACGGAAAGCTCCGCGCTGCTCTGGTGGCCAACTTAAAGAGCGCTGTGACAGCCTCCTTCCTCATGCTGCCGGAGAGCTTCACTGAGGAAGACCTCTTCCTGCAGATAGCTGGTCTTTCTTATGCCG GGGATTTTAGAATGGTCATCGGCGAAGATAAATCTAAGGTGGTCAATATCGTCACGGACAACATTCAGCACTTCCGGATTCTGTACAGCAACATCCTGCGGGACTGCCCTCAGGTGGTCTACAAACCTCAACAAGGGAAACTGGAG GCTGACAAAAGCCCAGAGGGCCAGTTCATCCAGCTGATGGCGTTGCCTCGAACCCTCCAGCAGAGGATCACCAAGCTGGTCGATCCTCCGGGGAAGAACCGAGACGTGGAGGAGATTCTGCTGCAGGTGGCTCAGGACCCGGACTGCGGCGCTGTCGTTCAACAAG GTATTTCATCGATTGTGAAATCCTCCAGTATAACACAGAGTATCAAAGGCATTGCCACAGCTG GCATGTGGAA